In the genome of Chryseobacterium arthrosphaerae, one region contains:
- the mscL gene encoding large conductance mechanosensitive channel protein MscL, which yields MGFVKEFKEFAFKGNVLDLAVGVIIGAAFGKIVSSLVEDVITPLILNPALKAAGAENIAKLTWNGVAYGNFLSAVISFLCIAMVLFWIIKLANKVNKKEAPAPAGPTEDQKLLTEIRDLLKSKNSL from the coding sequence ATGGGATTTGTCAAAGAATTTAAAGAGTTTGCCTTCAAGGGTAATGTTCTTGATCTGGCTGTCGGTGTGATCATTGGAGCAGCATTTGGTAAAATTGTTTCATCTCTGGTAGAAGATGTGATTACACCTCTTATTTTAAACCCTGCCCTAAAAGCTGCAGGTGCTGAAAACATTGCCAAGCTTACCTGGAATGGGGTTGCTTATGGAAATTTCCTTTCAGCTGTGATCAGTTTCCTTTGTATTGCCATGGTTCTTTTCTGGATCATTAAACTGGCTAATAAAGTTAACAAAAAAGAAGCTCCAGCCCCTGCAGGACCTACTGAAGATCAGAAATTACTGACAGAGATCAGAGATTTGCTGAAAAGCAAAAACAGCCTATAA
- a CDS encoding D-2-hydroxyacid dehydrogenase, producing the protein MKVLANDGLDQSGIDALTEKGFEVITTKVPQEFLVDYINEHKIRTLLVRSATQVRKDIIDNCPSLGIIGRGGVGMDNIDVDYAREKGIHVINTPSASSESVAELVFAHLFSGARFLQDSNRKMPLVGDTEFAGLKKAYAAGIELRGKTIGIIGMGRIGQEVARIALGLGMRVVAADNNVGRASIKVKFYNNQFINVDIETEPLQDVLKHSDFITLHVPAQKDGYMIGQNEFDIMKEGVAIVNCSRGGVIDETALIAALDSGKVRFAGLDVFINEPTPSKEILNHSRISLTPHTGASTLEAQDRIGLSLAEQISSILQIH; encoded by the coding sequence ATGAAAGTTTTAGCAAACGACGGCCTTGATCAATCAGGAATTGATGCCTTAACGGAAAAAGGTTTTGAGGTTATTACTACAAAAGTTCCGCAGGAGTTTTTGGTAGATTATATTAATGAGCATAAGATCCGTACCCTATTGGTAAGAAGTGCTACCCAGGTAAGAAAAGATATTATAGACAACTGCCCTTCGCTTGGTATTATCGGAAGAGGAGGTGTCGGAATGGATAATATCGATGTAGATTATGCAAGAGAGAAAGGGATCCATGTGATCAACACACCTTCAGCTTCTTCAGAATCGGTAGCGGAACTTGTTTTTGCCCATTTATTCTCCGGGGCCAGATTCCTTCAGGATTCAAACAGGAAAATGCCGTTAGTAGGAGATACTGAGTTTGCCGGACTTAAAAAAGCATACGCCGCAGGAATTGAGCTGAGAGGAAAGACCATCGGAATTATCGGAATGGGAAGAATCGGGCAGGAGGTTGCCAGGATTGCCCTGGGACTTGGAATGAGGGTTGTGGCTGCAGATAATAATGTAGGAAGAGCAAGCATCAAAGTGAAGTTCTACAACAATCAGTTTATCAATGTTGATATCGAAACCGAGCCATTACAGGATGTTCTGAAACATTCGGACTTTATTACCCTGCATGTTCCTGCTCAGAAAGACGGTTATATGATCGGGCAGAATGAGTTTGATATAATGAAGGAAGGGGTGGCGATTGTCAATTGTTCCAGAGGGGGAGTAATTGACGAAACAGCTTTAATAGCAGCACTTGATTCCGGGAAGGTAAGATTTGCAGGATTGGATGTTTTCATCAATGAGCCTACACCTTCTAAAGAGATCCTTAATCACTCCAGGATTTCTCTTACGCCTCATACAGGAGCTTCTACTCTTGAAGCGCAGGACAGGATCGGGCTTTCCCTGGCAGAGCAGATTTCAAGTATTTTACAGATTCATTAG